From Panicum hallii strain FIL2 chromosome 2, PHallii_v3.1, whole genome shotgun sequence, a single genomic window includes:
- the LOC112882803 gene encoding protein phosphatase 2C 70 isoform X2 gives MAAPPLALVAAAIAALAVLALVVFAFRRWWLRRRRQRQRQRRSVQAAAAVPTPVAVQDEDIDRPLLSESREGHSSQSNSFLGSSVGEPSKIQTNRSNTSPISHSIADTGRIYPAECCATQGETHVINVENDASEEFQLGSTLKRTTATNWPTPDQKHRKKVPGEDNHNGSIPMKDNAYHSSLDLEVIAGPSHGISCSRQSSKPSMLPITLGRVPPSDIVLKDSEVSGKHARINWNAKTLKWELVDMGSLNGTFLNSQAVHHPNVGSRHWGEPAELAHGDIITLGTSSKLSISLQNQRVPAGVGMASDPMVARRSGKKLPMEDISFCQCPLQGVEQFGLFGIFDGHGGDGAAKAVSKILPENVANILSHPDTKERVLSSSDASDVLRYAFALTEAAIDHQYEGCTATALLIWFDQNKNCFAQCANLGDSACVMSVNGNTIDMTEDHRVASTTERARIARTGQPLKDGEVRLSGLNLARMFGDKFLKEQDMRFSSEPYVSQAVRITRACTAFAVIASDGLWDVISTKRAVQLVAEGKERNTGDSSSVDKVANRVLSEARNLRTKDNTSVVFVDFDILRTDPCIAK, from the exons ATGGCCGCCCCTCCTCTGGCGCTCGTTGCCGCTGCCATAGCGGCGCTCGCCGTCCTCGCCCTCGTCGTCTTTGCCTTCCGGCGATggtggctgcggcggcggcggcagcggcagcggcagcgccgCTCGGTccaggccgcggcggcggtccCGACCCCGGTCGCTGTCCAG GATGAGGATATAGATAGGCCTCTTCTTTCTGAAAGTCGGGAAGGTCACTCTAGCCAGAGTAATAGTTTTCTTGGAAGTTCTGTAGGAGAACCTTCGAAGATTCAAACAAATAGGAGTAATACTTCACCTATAAGTCATTCAATTGCTGATACAGGGAGAATTTATCCTGCTGAATGTTGTGCTACACAAG GAGAAACTCACGTAATCAATGTTGAAAATGATGCTTCTGAAGAGTTCCAATTAGGAAGCACACTAAAGCGTACAACAGCAACAAATTGGCCAACACCTGATCAAAAGCACAGAAAAAAGGTTCCTGGAGAGGATAACCATAATGGAAGCATCCCGATGAAGGATAATGCGTATC ATAGCAGCCTTGATTTAGAGGTCATAGCTGGTCCATCTCATGGAATAAGCTGTTCTCGGCAGTCAAGTAAACCTTCTATGCTCCCAATAACTCTTGGAAGAGTTCCCCCGAGTGATATAGTGTTAAAGGATTCTGAAGTCTCAGGGAAGCATGCTCGGATAAACTGGAATGCAAAG ACATTGAAATGGGAACTTGTGGACATGGGCAGCTTGAATGGAACTTTCTTGAACTCCCAGGCAGTTCACCATCCGAATGTTGGGTCTAGGCATTGGGGTGAGCCTGCTGAACTTGCACATGGTGATATTATAACTCTAGGGACGTCATCAAAGCTATCT ATTTCACTGCAAAATCAACGAGTTCCTGCTGGAGTTGGTATGGCATCTGATCCAATGGTAGCCCGTAGAAGTGGAAAGAAACTTCCAATGGAGGACATAAGCTTTTGCCAGTGTCCTCTGCAGGGGGTTGAACAG TTTGGGCTCTTCGGAATCTTTGATGGACATGGAGGGGATGGAGCTGCCAAAGCTGTCAGCAA GATTCTTCCAGAAAATGTGGCAAACATTTTATCTCATCCTGACACAAAAGAACGAGTTCTATCAAGTTCTGATGCTTCTGATGTTCTTAGATATGCTTTTGCTTTGACAGAAGCTGCAATCGATCATCAGTATGAG GGATGTACAGCAACAGCCCTTCTTATTTGGTTTGATCAGAATAAAAATTGTTTTGCCCAGTGTGCTAATCTTGGTGATTCAGCTTGTGTGATGAG TGTCAATGGAAATACGATTGATATGACCGAAGATCATCGGGTAGCTAGTACAACTGAAAGAGCTAGGATAGCAAGAACTGGGCAGCCCCTGAAAGATGGTGAAGTTCGTCTTAGTG GACTAAATCTTGCCCGAATGTTTGGAGATAAGTTTCTAAAGGAGCAAGACATGCGCTTCAGCTCAGAACCATATGTGAGCCAAGCTGTTCGTATCACCAGAGCATGTACAGCTTTTGCCGTTATTGCTAG CGACGGGCTTTGGGATGTTATCAGCACTAAAAGGGCGGTACAGCTTGTTGCCGAG GGAAAGGAGAGGAACACCGGTGACAGCAGCTCGGTGGATAAAGTAGCCAACCGTGTATTGAGCGAA
- the LOC112882803 gene encoding protein phosphatase 2C 70 isoform X1, which translates to MAAPPLALVAAAIAALAVLALVVFAFRRWWLRRRRQRQRQRRSVQAAAAVPTPVAVQDEDIDRPLLSESREGHSSQSNSFLGSSVGEPSKIQTNRSNTSPISHSIADTGRIYPAECCATQGETHVINVENDASEEFQLGSTLKRTTATNWPTPDQKHRKKVPGEDNHNGSIPMKDNAYHSSLDLEVIAGPSHGISCSRQSSKPSMLPITLGRVPPSDIVLKDSEVSGKHARINWNAKTLKWELVDMGSLNGTFLNSQAVHHPNVGSRHWGEPAELAHGDIITLGTSSKLSVQISLQNQRVPAGVGMASDPMVARRSGKKLPMEDISFCQCPLQGVEQFGLFGIFDGHGGDGAAKAVSKILPENVANILSHPDTKERVLSSSDASDVLRYAFALTEAAIDHQYEGCTATALLIWFDQNKNCFAQCANLGDSACVMSVNGNTIDMTEDHRVASTTERARIARTGQPLKDGEVRLSGLNLARMFGDKFLKEQDMRFSSEPYVSQAVRITRACTAFAVIASDGLWDVISTKRAVQLVAEGKERNTGDSSSVDKVANRVLSEARNLRTKDNTSVVFVDFDILRTDPCIAK; encoded by the exons ATGGCCGCCCCTCCTCTGGCGCTCGTTGCCGCTGCCATAGCGGCGCTCGCCGTCCTCGCCCTCGTCGTCTTTGCCTTCCGGCGATggtggctgcggcggcggcggcagcggcagcggcagcgccgCTCGGTccaggccgcggcggcggtccCGACCCCGGTCGCTGTCCAG GATGAGGATATAGATAGGCCTCTTCTTTCTGAAAGTCGGGAAGGTCACTCTAGCCAGAGTAATAGTTTTCTTGGAAGTTCTGTAGGAGAACCTTCGAAGATTCAAACAAATAGGAGTAATACTTCACCTATAAGTCATTCAATTGCTGATACAGGGAGAATTTATCCTGCTGAATGTTGTGCTACACAAG GAGAAACTCACGTAATCAATGTTGAAAATGATGCTTCTGAAGAGTTCCAATTAGGAAGCACACTAAAGCGTACAACAGCAACAAATTGGCCAACACCTGATCAAAAGCACAGAAAAAAGGTTCCTGGAGAGGATAACCATAATGGAAGCATCCCGATGAAGGATAATGCGTATC ATAGCAGCCTTGATTTAGAGGTCATAGCTGGTCCATCTCATGGAATAAGCTGTTCTCGGCAGTCAAGTAAACCTTCTATGCTCCCAATAACTCTTGGAAGAGTTCCCCCGAGTGATATAGTGTTAAAGGATTCTGAAGTCTCAGGGAAGCATGCTCGGATAAACTGGAATGCAAAG ACATTGAAATGGGAACTTGTGGACATGGGCAGCTTGAATGGAACTTTCTTGAACTCCCAGGCAGTTCACCATCCGAATGTTGGGTCTAGGCATTGGGGTGAGCCTGCTGAACTTGCACATGGTGATATTATAACTCTAGGGACGTCATCAAAGCTATCT GTTCAGATTTCACTGCAAAATCAACGAGTTCCTGCTGGAGTTGGTATGGCATCTGATCCAATGGTAGCCCGTAGAAGTGGAAAGAAACTTCCAATGGAGGACATAAGCTTTTGCCAGTGTCCTCTGCAGGGGGTTGAACAG TTTGGGCTCTTCGGAATCTTTGATGGACATGGAGGGGATGGAGCTGCCAAAGCTGTCAGCAA GATTCTTCCAGAAAATGTGGCAAACATTTTATCTCATCCTGACACAAAAGAACGAGTTCTATCAAGTTCTGATGCTTCTGATGTTCTTAGATATGCTTTTGCTTTGACAGAAGCTGCAATCGATCATCAGTATGAG GGATGTACAGCAACAGCCCTTCTTATTTGGTTTGATCAGAATAAAAATTGTTTTGCCCAGTGTGCTAATCTTGGTGATTCAGCTTGTGTGATGAG TGTCAATGGAAATACGATTGATATGACCGAAGATCATCGGGTAGCTAGTACAACTGAAAGAGCTAGGATAGCAAGAACTGGGCAGCCCCTGAAAGATGGTGAAGTTCGTCTTAGTG GACTAAATCTTGCCCGAATGTTTGGAGATAAGTTTCTAAAGGAGCAAGACATGCGCTTCAGCTCAGAACCATATGTGAGCCAAGCTGTTCGTATCACCAGAGCATGTACAGCTTTTGCCGTTATTGCTAG CGACGGGCTTTGGGATGTTATCAGCACTAAAAGGGCGGTACAGCTTGTTGCCGAG GGAAAGGAGAGGAACACCGGTGACAGCAGCTCGGTGGATAAAGTAGCCAACCGTGTATTGAGCGAA